From the genome of Vicia villosa cultivar HV-30 ecotype Madison, WI linkage group LG2, Vvil1.0, whole genome shotgun sequence, one region includes:
- the LOC131649225 gene encoding E3 ubiquitin ligase BIG BROTHER-related-like isoform X3: MENDTATTTATVNGTGNTAKVVSSGGGGGVGVKSNNQIREEEHSNLNGEENIPEKMEEKEEEEDEDKEEQQQQQPTGSETAAQQPSRTPFSNLSQVDADLALARTLQEQERAYMMLRMNNDGSDYGSWEGGSYLHDDGDDFDDLHDGTDVDEEDEDDQDDDNEEYEDEDVFDVHAHASAGEHDNATIEFDPELFSNDEAYARALQEAEEREMAARLLALAGIHDQDAEDMEEHGANSQDAWEDVDPDELSYEELLALGEVVGTESRGLSTDTIAGLPSVNYKTGSDQHGSNDSCVICRVDYEDDESLTLLSCKHLYHPECINNWLKINKVCPVCSTEVSASGSNL, from the exons ATGGAGAACGACACCGCCACCACCACCGCCACCGTCAACGGCACCGGAAATACGGCCAAAGTAGTTTCGAGCGGCGGCGGCGGAGGAGTAGGAGTCAAATCCAACAATCAAATCCGTGAAGAAGAACATTCCAATTTGAACGGCGAGGAAAACATACCAGAGAAAatggaagagaaagaagaagaagaagatgaagacaaagaggaacagcaacaacaacaacctacTGGATCTGAAACCGCCGCTCAACAACCTTCCAGAACCCCTTTCAGTAATCTCAGCCAAGTCGATGCTGACCTCGCCCTCGCCAGAACTCTTCAAGAGCAG GAAAGGGCATACATGATGCTGAGAATGAATAATGATGGAAGTGACTACGGAAGTTGGGAGGGTGGGAGTTATTTGCATGACGATGGAGATGATTTTGATGATCTGCACGATGGAACTGATGTAGacgaggaggatgaggatgaccAGGATGACGATAATgaggaatatgaagatgaagatgtatTTGATGTTCATGCTCATGCTAGTGCTGGAGAACATGATAATGCCACCATTGAATTTGATCCAGAGCTGTTTTCAAATGATGAAGCCTATGCAAGAGCATTACAGGAGGCTGAAGAGAGGGAGATGGCAGCTAGACTGTTGGCACTTGCTGGGATACATGATC AGGACGCTGAGGACATGGAGGAACATGGTGCTAATTCTCAG GATGCTTGGGAGGATGTCGATCCAGATGAACTCTCGTATGAG GAACTCCTGGCATTAGGTGAGGTAGTAGGAACTGAGAGCAGAGGTCTTTCGACTGATACTATTGCCGGTTTGCCTTCAGTCAACTATAAGACGGGGAGTGATCAACACGGGAGCAATGATTC GTGTGTCATTTGCCGGGTGGACTATGAGGATGATGAGTCCTTGACACTTCTTTCCTGCAAACATCTGTACCATCCTGAGTGCATTAACAATTGGTTGAAAATAAACAAG GTTTGCCCTGTTTGCAGTACAGAGGTATCTGCTTCGGGAAGCAACTTGTAG
- the LOC131649225 gene encoding E3 ubiquitin ligase BIG BROTHER-related-like isoform X2, producing MENDTATTTATVNGTGNTAKVVSSGGGGGVGVKSNNQIREEEHSNLNGEENIPEKMEEKEEEEDEDKEEQQQQQPTGSETAAQQPSRTPFSNLSQVDADLALARTLQEQERAYMMLRMNNDGSDYGSWEGGSYLHDDGDDFDDLHDGTDVDEEDEDDQDDDNEEYEDEDVFDVHAHASAGEHDNATIEFDPELFSNDEAYARALQEAEEREMAARLLALAGIHDLSFSIAEDAEDMEEHGANSQDAWEDVDPDELSYEELLALGEVVGTESRGLSTDTIAGLPSVNYKTGSDQHGSNDSCVICRVDYEDDESLTLLSCKHLYHPECINNWLKINKVCPVCSTEVSASGSNL from the exons ATGGAGAACGACACCGCCACCACCACCGCCACCGTCAACGGCACCGGAAATACGGCCAAAGTAGTTTCGAGCGGCGGCGGCGGAGGAGTAGGAGTCAAATCCAACAATCAAATCCGTGAAGAAGAACATTCCAATTTGAACGGCGAGGAAAACATACCAGAGAAAatggaagagaaagaagaagaagaagatgaagacaaagaggaacagcaacaacaacaacctacTGGATCTGAAACCGCCGCTCAACAACCTTCCAGAACCCCTTTCAGTAATCTCAGCCAAGTCGATGCTGACCTCGCCCTCGCCAGAACTCTTCAAGAGCAG GAAAGGGCATACATGATGCTGAGAATGAATAATGATGGAAGTGACTACGGAAGTTGGGAGGGTGGGAGTTATTTGCATGACGATGGAGATGATTTTGATGATCTGCACGATGGAACTGATGTAGacgaggaggatgaggatgaccAGGATGACGATAATgaggaatatgaagatgaagatgtatTTGATGTTCATGCTCATGCTAGTGCTGGAGAACATGATAATGCCACCATTGAATTTGATCCAGAGCTGTTTTCAAATGATGAAGCCTATGCAAGAGCATTACAGGAGGCTGAAGAGAGGGAGATGGCAGCTAGACTGTTGGCACTTGCTGGGATACATGATC TTTCGTTTTCAATTGCAGAGGACGCTGAGGACATGGAGGAACATGGTGCTAATTCTCAG GATGCTTGGGAGGATGTCGATCCAGATGAACTCTCGTATGAG GAACTCCTGGCATTAGGTGAGGTAGTAGGAACTGAGAGCAGAGGTCTTTCGACTGATACTATTGCCGGTTTGCCTTCAGTCAACTATAAGACGGGGAGTGATCAACACGGGAGCAATGATTC GTGTGTCATTTGCCGGGTGGACTATGAGGATGATGAGTCCTTGACACTTCTTTCCTGCAAACATCTGTACCATCCTGAGTGCATTAACAATTGGTTGAAAATAAACAAG GTTTGCCCTGTTTGCAGTACAGAGGTATCTGCTTCGGGAAGCAACTTGTAG
- the LOC131649225 gene encoding E3 ubiquitin ligase BIG BROTHER-related-like isoform X1 — protein MENDTATTTATVNGTGNTAKVVSSGGGGGVGVKSNNQIREEEHSNLNGEENIPEKMEEKEEEEDEDKEEQQQQQPTGSETAAQQPSRTPFSNLSQVDADLALARTLQEQERAYMMLRMNNDGSDYGSWEGGSYLHDDGDDFDDLHDGTDVDEEDEDDQDDDNEEYEDEDVFDVHAHASAGEHDNATIEFDPELFSNDEAYARALQEAEEREMAARLLALAGIHDQSLVSFSIAEDAEDMEEHGANSQDAWEDVDPDELSYEELLALGEVVGTESRGLSTDTIAGLPSVNYKTGSDQHGSNDSCVICRVDYEDDESLTLLSCKHLYHPECINNWLKINKVCPVCSTEVSASGSNL, from the exons ATGGAGAACGACACCGCCACCACCACCGCCACCGTCAACGGCACCGGAAATACGGCCAAAGTAGTTTCGAGCGGCGGCGGCGGAGGAGTAGGAGTCAAATCCAACAATCAAATCCGTGAAGAAGAACATTCCAATTTGAACGGCGAGGAAAACATACCAGAGAAAatggaagagaaagaagaagaagaagatgaagacaaagaggaacagcaacaacaacaacctacTGGATCTGAAACCGCCGCTCAACAACCTTCCAGAACCCCTTTCAGTAATCTCAGCCAAGTCGATGCTGACCTCGCCCTCGCCAGAACTCTTCAAGAGCAG GAAAGGGCATACATGATGCTGAGAATGAATAATGATGGAAGTGACTACGGAAGTTGGGAGGGTGGGAGTTATTTGCATGACGATGGAGATGATTTTGATGATCTGCACGATGGAACTGATGTAGacgaggaggatgaggatgaccAGGATGACGATAATgaggaatatgaagatgaagatgtatTTGATGTTCATGCTCATGCTAGTGCTGGAGAACATGATAATGCCACCATTGAATTTGATCCAGAGCTGTTTTCAAATGATGAAGCCTATGCAAGAGCATTACAGGAGGCTGAAGAGAGGGAGATGGCAGCTAGACTGTTGGCACTTGCTGGGATACATGATC AATCTCTAGTTTCGTTTTCAATTGCAGAGGACGCTGAGGACATGGAGGAACATGGTGCTAATTCTCAG GATGCTTGGGAGGATGTCGATCCAGATGAACTCTCGTATGAG GAACTCCTGGCATTAGGTGAGGTAGTAGGAACTGAGAGCAGAGGTCTTTCGACTGATACTATTGCCGGTTTGCCTTCAGTCAACTATAAGACGGGGAGTGATCAACACGGGAGCAATGATTC GTGTGTCATTTGCCGGGTGGACTATGAGGATGATGAGTCCTTGACACTTCTTTCCTGCAAACATCTGTACCATCCTGAGTGCATTAACAATTGGTTGAAAATAAACAAG GTTTGCCCTGTTTGCAGTACAGAGGTATCTGCTTCGGGAAGCAACTTGTAG
- the LOC131649226 gene encoding pentatricopeptide repeat-containing protein At5g08305-like isoform X2, translated as MLGGSLSCKTADINGTLLNLLGNCKSMLELKKLHAIGISFGLSHEDSFMYKILSFSALSNSGDIDYSYRVFSQLSSPTIFSWNTIIRGYSNSKNPIHSLFIYLKMLRHGVAPDYLTYPFLVKASARLSKQESGVSVHAQIIKTGHESDRFIQNSLIHMYASCGNIMWAHKVFDSMQGKNLVSWNSMLDGYAKCGEMASAQKVFESMQERDVRSWSSLVDGYVKAGEYREAMAIFEKMRAVGPKANEVTMVSVLSACAHLGALEKGRMMHKYIVDNCLPMTMVLQTSLVDMYAKCGAIEEALFVFRGVSKSQTDVFIWNAMIGGLATHGLVEESLKLFKEMQMFGIRSDEITYLCLLAACAHGGQVKEAWYFFESLVKCGMTPTSEHYACMVDVLARAETVGRKLIDLDPNNDGRYIGLSNVYAVVKRWDDAKSMREAMERRGVKKSPGFSFVEISGILHRFIAHDKTHPDSDETYSMLHFVVCQMKHGCRQHNQEENLLNDTSIEDDLILF; from the exons ATGCTTGGTGGATCACTGTCTTGTAAAACTGCAGATATAAATGGAACTCTGCTCAACCTTCTTGGTAATTGCAAATCAATGCTTGAGCTGAAGAAGCTTCATGCTATTGGGATCTCTTTTGGTTTATCTCATGAAGACTCGTTTATGTACAAAATCCTTTCATTTTCTGCTCTGTCCAATTCAGGCGACATTGATTATTCCTACAGGGTTTTCTCCCAGCTTTCCAGTCCAACAATTTTTAGCTGGAATACAATCATAAGAGGCTATTCAAATAGCAAAAATCCAATTCATTCCCTATTTATTTATCTAAAGATGCTGCGACATGGGGTTGCACCAGACTACTTAACATACCCATTTCTCGTGAAGGCCTCAGCACGCCTTTCAAAACAGGAAAGTGGTGTATCTGTGCATGCCCAAATTATAAAAACTGGGCACGAGTCTGATAGATTTATCCAAAATTCTTTGATTCACATGTATGCTTCTTGCGGGAATATTATGTGGGCTCATAAAGTATTTGATAGTATGCAAGGAAAAAATTTGGTTTCATGGAATTCCATGTTAGATGGTTATGCCAAGTGTGGAGAAATGGCTTCGGCTCAGAAAGTTTTTGAGTCAATGCAGGAGAGGGATGTTCGGTCATGGAGCTCTTTGGTTGATGGTTATGTGAAGGCTGGAGAGTACAGGGAAGCTATGGCCATCTTTGAAAAGATGCGGGCTGTTGGTCCCAAAGCCAATGAAGTGACTATGGTGAGTGTCTTGTCTGCTTGTGCACATCTTGGCGCTCTAGAAAAAGGGCGAATGATGCACAAGTATATTGTTGACAATTGTTTACCAATGACAATGGTCTTGCAAACTTCTCTTGTGGACATGTATGCTAAATGTGGGGCAATAGAGGAGGCTTTGTTTGTATTTCGGGGCGTCTCAAAGAGTCAAACTGACGTGTTCATTTGGAATGCAATGATTGGAGGTCTTGCCACACATGGGTTAGTGGAAGAATCTCTTAAATTGTTTAAGGAAATGCAAATGTTCGGCATCCGATCCGATGAGATCACATACCTCTGCTTGTTGGCTGCCTGTGCCCATGGAGGACAAGTTAAAGAAGCATGGTACTTCTTTGAGAGCCTTGTTAAATGTGGCATGACACCTACAAGTGAGCACTATGCTTGCATGGTAGACGTGCTGGCGCGTGCAG AAACAGTTGGCAGGAAGCTTATTGATCTAGATCCAAACAATGATGGAAGATATATTGGCTTGTCAAATGTATATGCAGTTGTCAAACGTTGGGATGATGCAAAGAGCATGAGAGAAGCCATGGAAAGAAGAGGAGTGAAAAAATCACCTGGGTTTAGTTTTGTTGAAATATCTGGGATCCTTCATAGATTTATTGCCCACGATAAAACACACCCTGATTCAGATGAAACTTATTCTATGCTACATTTTGTTGTCTGTCAAATGAAACATGGTTGCCGCCAGCACAATCAGGAGGAGAATTTGTTGAATGATACATCAATAGAAGATGATTTGATTCTCTTTTGA
- the LOC131649226 gene encoding pentatricopeptide repeat-containing protein At5g08305-like isoform X1, with translation MLGGSLSCKTADINGTLLNLLGNCKSMLELKKLHAIGISFGLSHEDSFMYKILSFSALSNSGDIDYSYRVFSQLSSPTIFSWNTIIRGYSNSKNPIHSLFIYLKMLRHGVAPDYLTYPFLVKASARLSKQESGVSVHAQIIKTGHESDRFIQNSLIHMYASCGNIMWAHKVFDSMQGKNLVSWNSMLDGYAKCGEMASAQKVFESMQERDVRSWSSLVDGYVKAGEYREAMAIFEKMRAVGPKANEVTMVSVLSACAHLGALEKGRMMHKYIVDNCLPMTMVLQTSLVDMYAKCGAIEEALFVFRGVSKSQTDVFIWNAMIGGLATHGLVEESLKLFKEMQMFGIRSDEITYLCLLAACAHGGQVKEAWYFFESLVKCGMTPTSEHYACMVDVLARAGQLTTAYQFICQMPIEPSASMLGALFSGCINHRNLDLAETVGRKLIDLDPNNDGRYIGLSNVYAVVKRWDDAKSMREAMERRGVKKSPGFSFVEISGILHRFIAHDKTHPDSDETYSMLHFVVCQMKHGCRQHNQEENLLNDTSIEDDLILF, from the coding sequence ATGCTTGGTGGATCACTGTCTTGTAAAACTGCAGATATAAATGGAACTCTGCTCAACCTTCTTGGTAATTGCAAATCAATGCTTGAGCTGAAGAAGCTTCATGCTATTGGGATCTCTTTTGGTTTATCTCATGAAGACTCGTTTATGTACAAAATCCTTTCATTTTCTGCTCTGTCCAATTCAGGCGACATTGATTATTCCTACAGGGTTTTCTCCCAGCTTTCCAGTCCAACAATTTTTAGCTGGAATACAATCATAAGAGGCTATTCAAATAGCAAAAATCCAATTCATTCCCTATTTATTTATCTAAAGATGCTGCGACATGGGGTTGCACCAGACTACTTAACATACCCATTTCTCGTGAAGGCCTCAGCACGCCTTTCAAAACAGGAAAGTGGTGTATCTGTGCATGCCCAAATTATAAAAACTGGGCACGAGTCTGATAGATTTATCCAAAATTCTTTGATTCACATGTATGCTTCTTGCGGGAATATTATGTGGGCTCATAAAGTATTTGATAGTATGCAAGGAAAAAATTTGGTTTCATGGAATTCCATGTTAGATGGTTATGCCAAGTGTGGAGAAATGGCTTCGGCTCAGAAAGTTTTTGAGTCAATGCAGGAGAGGGATGTTCGGTCATGGAGCTCTTTGGTTGATGGTTATGTGAAGGCTGGAGAGTACAGGGAAGCTATGGCCATCTTTGAAAAGATGCGGGCTGTTGGTCCCAAAGCCAATGAAGTGACTATGGTGAGTGTCTTGTCTGCTTGTGCACATCTTGGCGCTCTAGAAAAAGGGCGAATGATGCACAAGTATATTGTTGACAATTGTTTACCAATGACAATGGTCTTGCAAACTTCTCTTGTGGACATGTATGCTAAATGTGGGGCAATAGAGGAGGCTTTGTTTGTATTTCGGGGCGTCTCAAAGAGTCAAACTGACGTGTTCATTTGGAATGCAATGATTGGAGGTCTTGCCACACATGGGTTAGTGGAAGAATCTCTTAAATTGTTTAAGGAAATGCAAATGTTCGGCATCCGATCCGATGAGATCACATACCTCTGCTTGTTGGCTGCCTGTGCCCATGGAGGACAAGTTAAAGAAGCATGGTACTTCTTTGAGAGCCTTGTTAAATGTGGCATGACACCTACAAGTGAGCACTATGCTTGCATGGTAGACGTGCTGGCGCGTGCAGGTCAATTAACCACTGCATACCAATTTATTTGTCAAATGCCCATAGAACCATCAGCTTCCATGTTAGGTGCTCTTTTTAGTGGGTGTATTAACCATAGAAATTTAGATCTTGCAGAAACAGTTGGCAGGAAGCTTATTGATCTAGATCCAAACAATGATGGAAGATATATTGGCTTGTCAAATGTATATGCAGTTGTCAAACGTTGGGATGATGCAAAGAGCATGAGAGAAGCCATGGAAAGAAGAGGAGTGAAAAAATCACCTGGGTTTAGTTTTGTTGAAATATCTGGGATCCTTCATAGATTTATTGCCCACGATAAAACACACCCTGATTCAGATGAAACTTATTCTATGCTACATTTTGTTGTCTGTCAAATGAAACATGGTTGCCGCCAGCACAATCAGGAGGAGAATTTGTTGAATGATACATCAATAGAAGATGATTTGATTCTCTTTTGA